ACGCCGGAAGCGCCGCCGGCCTCTCGCGGCGGCCTGACGGTGGACCTGGCCGAGGCGCCGAGCCTGGAGCCGACGCGCGAACTTCGGTGTTTCGTCGACGGCCAGTTCGTGGGCATGGCCACCTTGGCCGACTGCGCCCAGCGCAACGGCCTGGCCACCGACGCTCTCGATGTGGGGCTGGATGCGACCGGCGCGCTGGCGGCGGCGCCCACGGCGGCCTTTGCGCCTCCGCCGGAGCTGCCCAGCGTCGAGATCGACGAGATGGAGCCTGCGCCCATCGAGGAAAACCCCATCCGTCCATCCAATCCTCAGCCCCAGGCGCAGCCCGCCTCGGCCGGTCAGCAGTGCCTGCGTCACACGGGTTCGGATTGGCGCCAGATCTCGTCGGGCATGAGCCTGAACGCCTGTGTCCAGGCGCTGTATTCGGGCATGTGCGTGCGGCCGGGCGACGCGCAGTACGGCCGCTGGGGCGGCTCAACCCTGCGGTTGGTGCCGGGCCGGGTCGAACAATCCGGAGACAACGTCCGGTTCCGCACCCTGGCCGAACAGGACCGCAACTGTCAGTTCCCGAGCCTGTAAGGACCCATGCGCGCGCTTCTTCTCGCTTCCCTGCTGCTTTCGGCTCCGCTGGCCCTGTCCGCCTGCGCCAGCTCGAACGAGCCCGACTTCGAGCCGGGCGTCTGCTACCACGTCAATCAGGAGACGGGGGCCGAGCTGGCCTACAACATCCTGGTGCGCGACCAGCCGCAGATCGAATACTGCGCGGCGCGGCTGGAGGAGATGCGGGTGCAGTTCCTGCGCATGGGCGGCTCCAAGCAGGACATCACCGGCGCCTATCAGGGCCGCTACATCTTCATCAACCGCGAGGGCGTCAGCTTCGCCCAGTCGCTGAACGGCGCCCGCTTCTTCGCCCTGGCGCGGACCGGCGACGGACGGCTGGCGATCCCCGGCGCGATCCAACGCGGCATCGACGGCGCGCCGGTCGCGGTGGCCGCGCCGCCGGCGCCTCAGTGATCCACATCTGAATGGACGTTCACATTCTGTTCTCGTTGAGCTAGGCTCTCCGAACCCTCATCGACCACGACCCTGATCGCCCCTCGGCGGCGAACGACGAAAAGGAAGAAAGCCATGGCCGGCAGCGTCAACAAGGTCATCCTCATCGGCAATCTCGGGCGCGACCCCGAAATTCGTTCCATGCCTAACGGCGATCGCATCGCCAATCTTTCGATCGCCACCTCCGAGACCTGGCGCGACAAGTCCTCGGGCGAGCGCAAGGAAAAGACCGAGTGGCACCGCGTCGTCGTCTTCAACGACAACATCGTCAAGGTGGTCGAGAACTACGTAAAGAAGGGCTCGACCGTCTACATCGAAGGCGCGCTGCAGACGCGCAAATGGACCGATCAGCAGGGCGTCGAGAAATACTCCACCGAGATCGTCGTCAGCCGGTTCAAGGGCGAACTGACCATGCTGGGCGGACGCGGTGAAGGCTCAGGCCAGGGTGGCGGTTATGGCGGCGGTCGCGGCAACGACGACGACTATTCGTCCGGCTTCTCCACCGGCGGCGCCAACAAGCCGTCCGGACCGCGCGAGAGCTACGACCTGAACGACGACATTCCATTCTGAGGCGTGGAAACCTCGGGTCACGCGAAGTGAGCCGACCCGCCGGCCGCGCCGTGGCATAGCAGGGGAATGACCGCCCCTGATCCCGCCACGTTCAAGCCCCACGCCCTGACGCGGCTGGAGATCGGCGCGATCTTGGCGATCATCGTGGTGTGGGGCGTCAACAATGCGGCGGGCAAGCTGGCGACAGAAAGCCTGCCGCCGCTGCTGGTCGGCGCCCTGCGGTTCGCCATCGCGACCGTCTGCCTTGTCGGCTTCGTTCGGCCCCCGTTTCCCGACTGGAAGAGCCTGCTGCTGATCGTGCTGGTGGGCGGCGCCCTGCAGTACGGCCTGCTGTATGTGGCCTATTGGCTGGCGCAGGACGTGACGCCGGTCACGGTCGCCAACCAGCTCTGGATCCCGCTGACCAGCCTGTTCGCCTTTCTGCTGCTTGGCGAGCGGCTCAGTCGCGCCGCGGCGGCCGGCATGGCCGTGGCCTTTGGCGGCGTGGCCTGGATGACGCTGGATGCGCATGCTCTGGAGGACTGGCGGGCCATCCTGGTGGCGATCGCGGCGGGCGCGGCCTGGGCTCTGACCACGGTGGTGGCCAGACGGACCACCTCCATTCCGCCGCTGAAGATGCAGGGCTTGCTGGCCGCCGCCACCCTGCCGATCATGGCCTTTGGCTCGGCCGTGTTCGAGCACGGCCAATGGGAGGCGATGCGAGGCGCGACGCCGCTGGTCTGGCTGTCGCTGCTTTGGGCCGGAATCGTGTCCTCGGTCCTGGCGACGACCCTGCTGTTCTGGCTGGTGCAGCGGCGCGAGGCCGGACGCGTCACGCCCTATCTGCTGGCCACGCCCGTGGTGTCCATCCTGATCGGCTGGGGCCTGATGGGCGACATCCTGACGTCCCAGATCCTGATCGGCGCGGCCGTGGCGATGAGCGGCGTCGCCATCGTCGCCCTGGCCGAGCGCGGCTTGCGGGCCGGCGCGGCCAAGGCCTGACGAGAGAGCCTACCGAGCGGCCTGGAACACGCCGCAGGCGATGCGATCGCCCGCGCCGCCGATCGGCTGGCTGACGTGGTCGTCGCGGTTGACGTGCACCAGGAACGACAGGCCGTCGCTGTCCAGCAGATCCTGCGGCTGCATGTTCAGGCCGGCCGCCGCCAGATAGACCTCGGCGTTGGCCGTGCCGTCCGCGTGGGCGTAGACGTTCTGAAGATCGCCGAGGTCGGGACCGCCGTTGGCGTTCAGCAGGCCGTGCGGCCGCGCCTGGTCGGCATGGTTCACGTGGCCGCCGGCCGAGGTGAACTTGGGTCCCTCGCAGGTTCCGACCGCGTGCAGGTGGACGCCGTGCCATCCTTCAGGCCAGCCCTTGCCTTCGACCTTGAACACCACGCCCAGCGGTCCGTGGTAGGCCGTGACCATGCCCGCGTCGCCGCCGTCCGCCGTCTTCAGCATGGCGCTGCCAACCGGCTGGGGCGCGGGCGCGGGGGCGGGGGCCGGCGTCTGCGCCAGGGCTGAACCGGCGACGGTCGAGGCGAGGGCGGCGAGAAGAAGCGTGCGCATGGGGATGTCCTTGTACTGACGGCCTGTCGGGCGGCTGTCGATTTGGCGTCCGGGGTGTCGGATGCTAGAAACCGCAGCAGCGGATCACGTTCCGATTCCGGCGAATAGAGCCACGCTTCCTTGACCGACGACAGCTACACAAACGCCGCACCCCCGGCCGGGCCGGGCGGCGCCTCGGGCGACATTTCGACCATCACCATCGAGGACGAACTGAAGCGTTCGTACCTCGACTACGCCATGAGCGTGATCGTCAGTCGGGCCCTGCCGGACGCGCGCGACGGGCTGAAGCCGGTGCATCGGCGCATCCTGTATTCGATGCACGACCTGAACATGACGCCGGATCGGTCGTATTCGAAGTGCGCCCGCGTGGTCGGCGACGTGCTGGGCCGGTTCCACCCGCATGGCGATGCGTCGGTCTACATGGCGCTGGTTCGCATGGCGCAGCCCTTCTCGATGGGGCTGATGCTGGTCGACGGCCAGGGCAACTTCGGTTCGGTCGACGGCGATATGCCGGCCTCCATGCGCTACACCGAAGCGCGCATGGCGCCGGCTGCGGTCGCGCTGCTGGCTGACATCGACAAGGACACCGTCGATTTCCAGCCGAACTACGACGAAAAGGAGCTGGAGCCGGTCGTCCTGCCCAGCCGCATCCCGAACCTGCTGGTCAACGGCGCGGGCGGCATCGCGGTCGGCATGGCCACCAACATTCCGCCGCATAATCTGGGCGAGATCATCGACGCGGCGGTCGCCCTGCTGGACGATCCGAACATCTCGGACGACGCCATCCTGGACATCGTGCCGGGGCCGGACTTTCCGACCGGCGGCGAGATCATGGGGCGTACCGCGCCGCGCAATGCGCTGAGGGACGGTCGCGGCTCGGTGGTGGTGCGCGGCCGCGCCTCCATCGAGGAGATCCGCAAGGACCGCGAGGCGATCATCGTCACCGAACTGCCCTTCCAGGTGAACAAGCAGACCCTGATCGAACGCATCGCCGAGATGGTCCGCGAAAAGCGCCTGGAAGGCATCGCCGACGTCCGCGACGAGTCCGACCGCCAGGGCATGCGCATGGTGATCGAGCTGAAGCGCGACGCCTCGGGCGACGTGATCCTGAACCAGCTGTATCGCTGGACGGCGCTGCAAAGCTCGTTCGGCGTCAACATGCTGGCGCTGAACCACGGCCGGCCCGAGCAGATGGGCCTGCGTCAGCTGCTGGAGGTCTTCCTCGACTTCCGCGAAGAGGTGGTGGTCCGCCGCGTCAAGTTCGAGCTGAACAAGGCGCGCGACCGGGGCCACGTGCTGGTCGGCCTGGCCGTCGCCGTCGCCAACATCGACGAGGTGATCCACATCATCCGCTCCTCCGCCGATCCGGCCGAGGCGCGCGAGCGGCTGCAGGCCAAGCCCTGGCCGGTCGGCGACATGATGGCGCTGGTCGAACTGATCGCCGACCCCCGCACGGTGATCGTCGAGGGCGACAAGATCCGGCTGACGGACGAGCAGGCGCGCGCCATCCTGGCGCTGACGCTGGCGCGCCTGACCGGTCTCGGCCGCGACGACATCTTTGGCGAGGCGCGGGGTCTGGCCGACACCATCCAGGGCCACCTGACCATCCTGTCGGATCGCAAGAACGTCCTGGCGATCATCCGCGATGACCTGATCGCGGTGAAGGACCAGTTCGCGGTCCCCCGCCGGACCCTGATCGGCGAAGGCGACGCCGAGATGGAGGACGAAGACCTGATCCCGCGCGAGGACATGGTCGTCACCGTCACCCACGGCGGCTACGTCAAGCGCGTCGCCCTGAACGCCTATCGGACCCAGCACCGTGGCGGCAAGGGCAAGTCCGGCATGTCGATGAAGGACGAGGACGCCATCACCGGCGTGTTCAGCGCCTCGACCCACACGCCGGTGCTGTTCTTCGCCACCAACGGCAAGGCCTACAAGCTGAAGGTGTGGCGCCTGCCGCTGGGCAATCCGCAATCGCGCGGCAAGGCGTTCGTCAATCTGCTGCCGATCGAGCCGGGCGACAGCATCATGAACGTCCTGCCCCTGCCGGAGAACGAGGCGGACTGGGGGAACTACGACATCATGTTCGCCACCCGCTCGGGCGATGTGCGACGCAACAAGCTGAGCGACTTCGCAACGGTCAACCGTGCCGGCAAGATGGCGATGAAGCTGGAAAACAACGACCACATGGTGGGCGTGGGCCTGTGCACCGCCGAGGACGACATCCTGCTGACCACGCGCAACGGGCGGGCGATCCGCTTCAAGGCGGACGACGTGCGGGTGTTCAAGGGCCGCGACTCGACCGGCGTGCGCGGCATCCGCCTGAACGGCGACGACCAGGTCATCTCCATGGCCGTGCTGGGCCGGGTCAATGCAACGCCGGACGAGCGCGCCGCCTATCTGAAGCTGGCGGTCGCCAACCGTCGCGCCACCGGCGAAAGCATCGAGGATGCGGCGCCCGAGGCCATCGAGGAGGAGGTCGGCGACGACGCCAATGCCGATGCGCCGATCTCGCCCGACCGCTTCGCGGAACTGGGCGCGGCCGAGCAGTTCATCCTGTCGGTCACCGACACCGGCTTCGGCAAGCGATCCTCGGCCTATGAGTATCGCCGCACCGGCCGGGGCGGGCAGGGGCTGACGGCTCACGGTCTGGGCGGTCGCGCCGGCACGCGTCTGGCCGCCGCCTTCCCGGTTGAGGAAAGCGACGACCTGCTGATGGTCACCTCGGGTGGCCAGATGATCCGCACGCGCGTCGGACAGGTGCGCGTGGCCGGACGCGCCGCCCAGGGCGTGACCATCTTCCGCACAAGCGGGGATGAGCGCGTGGTCTCGGTCGAGCGTCTGCCCGAAAGCGGCGACGACGCTGTCTCGGACGCATCGCCGGATGTCGAGGAGGGCGGCGAGGGCTGACGCCTCGTCGCGCAAGCCCATGGCCGAGATCCTGATCGACGGGGCGCCGGCCTTGGCCGACGATCTGGCCTATCTGGCCCTGGTCAACTACGGCGCCTACACCTCCTTCGCCGTCGAGGGCGGGGCGGTCCGCGGGCTGGACCTGCATCTGGATCGGCTGGCGCGTTCGGCCGAGGCGCTGTTCGGGCAAGCGCCGGACGAGGAGGAACTGCGCCGCCTGATGCGGCGCGCCGTCGAAGGGCGCACCGCCGCCTGGCTGCGCGTCAGCCTGTTCTCGCCGGAGGTCTGGCCGCGATCGCCGTCATGGTCGGGCCGGCCTCGCGTCCTGACAATGACGGCGGACCCGGTCGCGCCGCTTGCCGCATCGGTCCGGCTGACGGTCCAACCCTACGAGCGCGAGGCGCCCGAGTTGAAGCACACCGCGATCTTCGGCCTGATCCGCGCGCGTCGCGCCGCCCGTGTGGCTGGGTTCGACGACGCCCTGTTCACGGACGCGGCCGGCCGCATCTCCGAAGGCAGCCTGTGGAACGTAGGCTTCATCTCGGGCGATCGTATCGTCTGGCCTCAGGCGGCGATGCTGTGCGGCGTGACCCAGGCGCTGATCGAGCGCGGCCTGCAATCCGCGGGCCTGCCTTGTGAAACCCGGCCCATCGCGGCGCAGGACATCGCCGGTTTCGACGCCGCCTTTCTCTGCAACAGCGCGACGCCGGTCTGCCCCATCGCCGCCATCGACGGCAAGCGGTTCGACGCTGACCCTCTGCTGATGGATCCTATCCGCGCCTGCTGGACCGCCCAGCCGCCGCAGCCGATCTGATGCGGGCTCGCCGCTAGGCCTCGGCTTTCCCACCTGCTAAACGCCCATGGACGTCGCGCCGGACAGGCTGGGGGAGAGACGCCGCAGATGCGCATCGGGCTGTATCCGGGCACCTTTGATCCGGTCACCAACGGGCATACCGACATCATCGCGCGCGCGGCCAAGCTGGTGGACCGCGTCGTCATCGGCGTGGCCAAGAACGACGACAAGGGACCGCTGTTCTCGACCGACGAACGGGTGGAGATGCTGCGCGAGGCCGTGTCGCACATCCCCGGCGAGATCGTGGTGCAGCCGTTCTCGACCCTGTTGATGCATTTCGCCGAAGAACTGCACGCCAACGTCATCATCCGGGGCCTGCGCGCGGTCGCGGACTTCGAGTACGAGTTCCAGATGACGGCCATGAACCAGCGCCTCAATCAGGACATCGAGACCGTGTTCCTGATGGCCGATCCGCGGCACCAGGCGATCGCCTCGCGGCTGGTGAAGGAAATCGCACGTCTGGACGGCGCGATCGACAGCTTCGTCAGCCCGGCCGTCGCCGCGCGGGTGCGCTCCAAGGTCAAGAACGGGAAGTAAGGGTATGCGTCTTTCGGTGATGGCGGCGGCAGCCGTGCTTGTGGCGGCGACCGGCGTGTCGGGGGCGTTCGCGCAGTCTCCGGCTCAAGCCCAGGCGGCGTCGGACTGGCGCACGGTTTCGCCCGAGAACCTCATGGTCATCGACACGGCCAAGGGACGCATCCTGGTCGAGCTGTCGCCGCTCGCTGCGCCGAACCACGTGGAGCGCGTCCGCACCCTGGCCAATCAGGGCTTCTATGACGGGCTGAAGTTCCACCGCGTGATCCCGAACTTCATGGCCCAGACGGGCGATCCGCAGGGCACCGGCGAGGGCGGCAGCGACCTGCCGGACCTGAAGGGCGAGTTCACTTTCCGCCGAGGCCGCGACGCCGGCTTCATGCCTGTGCCGAACGCGGGCGCAGGCCTGGTCGGGCTGGTCGGTACCCTGCCGGTCCAGACCCAACCGGACGCCCAGATGATGATCACCGCCGACTTCAAGGTCGACGCCCACGGCCTGTTCTGCCCCGGCGTGTTCGGCATGGCGCGCTCGTCCTCGCCCGACAGCGCCAACAGCCAATTCTATCTGATGACCGGTCGGAACGACGGGTTGAACGGGATCTACACCGCCTTCGGCCGCATCGTCTCGGGTCTGGACGTGGTGCGCGCGCTGAAGCCCGGCGCCGAAAGCCAGGACGGCGCGGTGATCGATCCGGACGTGATGACGCGCGCACGCATGGCTTCGACGATGCCTGCGGGCGAGGCGCCGACGGTGCGCGTGCAGGACCCGCGCGGGCCGGCCTTCGCCCAGACGCTGGCCGAGGCGCGCGCCGCCAAGGGCTCAGCCTTCAACATCTGCGACGTCCAGCCGGCGGCGGAGGTTTCCGGCGCCTGATCTGCAGGCAAGAAGAGGGGGGGGACCATGCGTATCCAGATGGCGGCGGCGGGGGCCGTCCTGATGCTGTTCAGCGCCGCGCCGGCGTTCGCGCGTCAGGAGACGCCGCCTCCGCCCGCACCGCCTGCCGCCGAATGGCGCACGCCGGACGCCGCCGATCTCTTGGTGATCGACACCACGCGCGGCCGCATCCTGGTGGAGATGTCGCCCGAGATCGCGCCGGCGCATGTCGAGCGGATCAGGCTGCTGGCCGGCAAGGGCTTCTACGACGGCCTGGCTTGGCACCGCGTGATCGACTGGTTCATGGCCCAGACCGGCGATCCGCTGGGCACCGGCGACGGCCAGAGCTGGTATCCGGACCTGAAGGCCGAGTTCACCTTCCGGCGCGGGCCGGGTTCGGCCTTTGCCGGAGTGGCCGAGCCGGCGGGCGCGGTCGTGGGCTTCATGGGCGCCTTGCCGGTGCAGACCCAGCCCGATGCACTGATGCCGGGCACCACCGACGGCAAGGTTCACGGCTGGGGCCTCTACTGCCCCGGCGTCGCCGGCATGGCTCGCGACGAGCCGAACGACAGCGCCAACAGCCAGTTCTTTCTGATGCGCCAGGCCTATCCGTCGCTGGACAAGCGATACACCGTCTGGGGCCGGGTGATCTCGGGGCTGTCGGTGGTGCGCGCGCTGAAGGCCAGTCCCAATCCGGACGGCATCGTCAGCGAGCCGGACCGCATGACCCGGGTGCGGGTGGCGTCCGACCTGCCGCAAGCGGAGCGGCCGGCGATCCGCGTCATGGATACGCGCTCGCCCGCCTTTCGCGCCCTGGTCGATCAGGCGCGGCAGGCGAGGGGCGCCGACTTCTCGCCGTGCGACATCGAGGTTCCGGTCGAGGAGACCGCTCAGGCCGCGCCCTGAGCGGTGCGTCCGACACCGCGTCCGCGTCGCCGGCGTCGGCGGGGCGGGCGTCGGTCCTCGCGCATCCGCTGCAGCAGCAGGCCTTCGCGCAGGCCCCGGTCGGCGACGCGCACCCGCTCGCACGGCCAGGCCCGCTGCACCGCCTCCAGAATCGCAGCGCCGGCCAGCACCAGATCGGCGCGATCCGGGCCGATGCAGGCCTCCTTGGCGCGCCCGTCGGGACCCAGAGCCTTCAGCCGGTCGGCCGCCGCCTCGCAGTCCGCGCGCGTCATCCATAGACCGTCCACGCGGTCGCGATTGTAGCGGGGCAGCTTCAGGTGAATGCCGGCCAGGCTGGTGATCGCGCCCGATGTACCCACCATGTGAACCCGCTCGCCGGCGAACAGCGTCTTCAGCGCCGGATCGTCGATGCCGCCCGCCGCGATCGCCGCGCCCATGTCGGCCACCATGGCCTCGTACCAGGCCCCGCCGCCGCCGCTCGGCTCAGGATGTCGCTCAGCCAGGCTGACGACGCCCAGCGGCGCCGACATCCAGGCCGCGGCGCTCCAGCCCTCGGCCTTGCGGGTCAGCCAGGACATTTCCGTCGAGCCGCCGCCCACGTCGATCACCAGCACCGCCTCGGCCGACGGATCGATCAGGTTCATGCAGCCCTCGACCGCCAGCCGCGCCTCTTCGGCCGGGTCGATGATGCGAAGAGCGAGACCGGTGCCCCGCCGTACGCGCTCGACGAAGGCCTCGCCGTTCTCGGCGGCGCGGCAGGCCTGGGTGGCGACGGCGGACAGGCGGCCGGCGTCCACGCCTTTGCGCGCAATGCGCTCGGCGCACAGGGCCAAGGCGTCATAGGCCCGGTCCATGGCCCGTTCATCCAGCCGGCCGGTGCGCGTCAGACCTTCGCCCAGCCGCACGATGCGGCTGAAGCTGTCCACGACGCGAAAGCCGCCGTCGCGCGCCGGCCTGGCGA
The genomic region above belongs to Brevundimonas sp. PAMC22021 and contains:
- the gyrA gene encoding DNA gyrase subunit A, translated to MTDDSYTNAAPPAGPGGASGDISTITIEDELKRSYLDYAMSVIVSRALPDARDGLKPVHRRILYSMHDLNMTPDRSYSKCARVVGDVLGRFHPHGDASVYMALVRMAQPFSMGLMLVDGQGNFGSVDGDMPASMRYTEARMAPAAVALLADIDKDTVDFQPNYDEKELEPVVLPSRIPNLLVNGAGGIAVGMATNIPPHNLGEIIDAAVALLDDPNISDDAILDIVPGPDFPTGGEIMGRTAPRNALRDGRGSVVVRGRASIEEIRKDREAIIVTELPFQVNKQTLIERIAEMVREKRLEGIADVRDESDRQGMRMVIELKRDASGDVILNQLYRWTALQSSFGVNMLALNHGRPEQMGLRQLLEVFLDFREEVVVRRVKFELNKARDRGHVLVGLAVAVANIDEVIHIIRSSADPAEARERLQAKPWPVGDMMALVELIADPRTVIVEGDKIRLTDEQARAILALTLARLTGLGRDDIFGEARGLADTIQGHLTILSDRKNVLAIIRDDLIAVKDQFAVPRRTLIGEGDAEMEDEDLIPREDMVVTVTHGGYVKRVALNAYRTQHRGGKGKSGMSMKDEDAITGVFSASTHTPVLFFATNGKAYKLKVWRLPLGNPQSRGKAFVNLLPIEPGDSIMNVLPLPENEADWGNYDIMFATRSGDVRRNKLSDFATVNRAGKMAMKLENNDHMVGVGLCTAEDDILLTTRNGRAIRFKADDVRVFKGRDSTGVRGIRLNGDDQVISMAVLGRVNATPDERAAYLKLAVANRRATGESIEDAAPEAIEEEVGDDANADAPISPDRFAELGAAEQFILSVTDTGFGKRSSAYEYRRTGRGGQGLTAHGLGGRAGTRLAAAFPVEESDDLLMVTSGGQMIRTRVGQVRVAGRAAQGVTIFRTSGDERVVSVERLPESGDDAVSDASPDVEEGGEG
- a CDS encoding peptidylprolyl isomerase: MRIQMAAAGAVLMLFSAAPAFARQETPPPPAPPAAEWRTPDAADLLVIDTTRGRILVEMSPEIAPAHVERIRLLAGKGFYDGLAWHRVIDWFMAQTGDPLGTGDGQSWYPDLKAEFTFRRGPGSAFAGVAEPAGAVVGFMGALPVQTQPDALMPGTTDGKVHGWGLYCPGVAGMARDEPNDSANSQFFLMRQAYPSLDKRYTVWGRVISGLSVVRALKASPNPDGIVSEPDRMTRVRVASDLPQAERPAIRVMDTRSPAFRALVDQARQARGADFSPCDIEVPVEETAQAAP
- a CDS encoding Ppx/GppA phosphatase family protein, with product MPETRGAPAGRDERSPASSPTGRSGGREASGREAPLYGALDLGTNNCRLLIARPARDGGFRVVDSFSRIVRLGEGLTRTGRLDERAMDRAYDALALCAERIARKGVDAGRLSAVATQACRAAENGEAFVERVRRGTGLALRIIDPAEEARLAVEGCMNLIDPSAEAVLVIDVGGGSTEMSWLTRKAEGWSAAAWMSAPLGVVSLAERHPEPSGGGGAWYEAMVADMGAAIAAGGIDDPALKTLFAGERVHMVGTSGAITSLAGIHLKLPRYNRDRVDGLWMTRADCEAAADRLKALGPDGRAKEACIGPDRADLVLAGAAILEAVQRAWPCERVRVADRGLREGLLLQRMREDRRPPRRRRRRGRGVGRTAQGAA
- a CDS encoding DMT family transporter, translated to MTAPDPATFKPHALTRLEIGAILAIIVVWGVNNAAGKLATESLPPLLVGALRFAIATVCLVGFVRPPFPDWKSLLLIVLVGGALQYGLLYVAYWLAQDVTPVTVANQLWIPLTSLFAFLLLGERLSRAAAAGMAVAFGGVAWMTLDAHALEDWRAILVAIAAGAAWALTTVVARRTTSIPPLKMQGLLAAATLPIMAFGSAVFEHGQWEAMRGATPLVWLSLLWAGIVSSVLATTLLFWLVQRREAGRVTPYLLATPVVSILIGWGLMGDILTSQILIGAAVAMSGVAIVALAERGLRAGAAKA
- a CDS encoding aminotransferase class IV, coding for MAEILIDGAPALADDLAYLALVNYGAYTSFAVEGGAVRGLDLHLDRLARSAEALFGQAPDEEELRRLMRRAVEGRTAAWLRVSLFSPEVWPRSPSWSGRPRVLTMTADPVAPLAASVRLTVQPYEREAPELKHTAIFGLIRARRAARVAGFDDALFTDAAGRISEGSLWNVGFISGDRIVWPQAAMLCGVTQALIERGLQSAGLPCETRPIAAQDIAGFDAAFLCNSATPVCPIAAIDGKRFDADPLLMDPIRACWTAQPPQPI
- a CDS encoding peptidylprolyl isomerase translates to MRLSVMAAAAVLVAATGVSGAFAQSPAQAQAASDWRTVSPENLMVIDTAKGRILVELSPLAAPNHVERVRTLANQGFYDGLKFHRVIPNFMAQTGDPQGTGEGGSDLPDLKGEFTFRRGRDAGFMPVPNAGAGLVGLVGTLPVQTQPDAQMMITADFKVDAHGLFCPGVFGMARSSSPDSANSQFYLMTGRNDGLNGIYTAFGRIVSGLDVVRALKPGAESQDGAVIDPDVMTRARMASTMPAGEAPTVRVQDPRGPAFAQTLAEARAAKGSAFNICDVQPAAEVSGA
- the ssb gene encoding single-stranded DNA-binding protein, encoding MAGSVNKVILIGNLGRDPEIRSMPNGDRIANLSIATSETWRDKSSGERKEKTEWHRVVVFNDNIVKVVENYVKKGSTVYIEGALQTRKWTDQQGVEKYSTEIVVSRFKGELTMLGGRGEGSGQGGGYGGGRGNDDDYSSGFSTGGANKPSGPRESYDLNDDIPF
- a CDS encoding superoxide dismutase family protein, whose translation is MRTLLLAALASTVAGSALAQTPAPAPAPAPQPVGSAMLKTADGGDAGMVTAYHGPLGVVFKVEGKGWPEGWHGVHLHAVGTCEGPKFTSAGGHVNHADQARPHGLLNANGGPDLGDLQNVYAHADGTANAEVYLAAAGLNMQPQDLLDSDGLSFLVHVNRDDHVSQPIGGAGDRIACGVFQAAR
- the coaD gene encoding pantetheine-phosphate adenylyltransferase; protein product: MRIGLYPGTFDPVTNGHTDIIARAAKLVDRVVIGVAKNDDKGPLFSTDERVEMLREAVSHIPGEIVVQPFSTLLMHFAEELHANVIIRGLRAVADFEYEFQMTAMNQRLNQDIETVFLMADPRHQAIASRLVKEIARLDGAIDSFVSPAVAARVRSKVKNGK